The Vescimonas coprocola genome includes a window with the following:
- a CDS encoding ABC transporter ATP-binding protein: MSIDVERLSFSYGTHPVLRDVSFRAEPGQLVAVLGPNGAGKSTLFRCMLGFLPHYQGSISLCGRDVRHLPRRELAHLAAYIPQSSQPLFDYTVRDTVLMGAAGGLEPLRQPGRQQLETAQRMMELVGIAPLADRGIRRISGGERQLTLIARALAQQARILLMDEPAANLDYGNQFRLLQQVRRLTEQGYTVLLSTHNPEHALRFATHVLALHGGTVAACGPVEEMLTEELLHTLYRIPLTVAQVPVTGGTVRSCVYDPAKP; the protein is encoded by the coding sequence ATGAGCATTGACGTGGAGAGACTCTCCTTTTCCTACGGCACTCACCCGGTGCTGCGGGATGTCAGCTTCCGGGCCGAGCCCGGACAGCTGGTGGCAGTGCTGGGGCCAAACGGGGCGGGGAAGAGTACCCTGTTCCGCTGTATGCTGGGCTTTCTGCCTCACTATCAGGGGAGCATCTCCCTGTGCGGGCGGGACGTGCGGCATCTGCCCCGGCGGGAGCTGGCCCATCTGGCGGCGTATATCCCCCAGTCCAGCCAGCCGTTGTTCGACTACACCGTCCGGGACACGGTGCTTATGGGCGCCGCCGGAGGGCTGGAGCCTCTGCGGCAGCCGGGACGGCAGCAGCTGGAGACGGCGCAGCGCATGATGGAGCTGGTAGGCATCGCCCCGCTGGCAGACCGGGGCATCCGCCGCATTTCCGGCGGCGAGCGGCAGCTGACCCTCATTGCACGGGCCTTGGCCCAGCAGGCGAGGATCCTTCTGATGGACGAGCCCGCCGCCAATCTGGATTACGGCAACCAGTTTAGGCTCCTGCAGCAGGTGCGCCGCCTGACGGAGCAGGGCTACACGGTGCTGCTGTCCACCCATAATCCGGAGCACGCCCTTCGCTTCGCCACCCATGTGCTGGCCCTCCACGGCGGCACGGTGGCGGCCTGCGGCCCGGTGGAGGAGATGCTGACGGAGGAGCTGCTGCACACCCTGTACCGTATCCCTCTGACGGTGGCGCAGGTGCCGGTCACCGGTGGCACGGTCCGCAGCTGCGTCTATGACCCGGCCAAGCCGTGA
- a CDS encoding FecCD family ABC transporter permease has translation MEKLMTGRTYRRRFLLLGGVCLLLLLGSMLVGRYGLSAGKLLHMLWTRLTGGAADWSVSDEKVVFAIRLPRIAAAALVGAALAVSGTAYQGMFRNPMVSPDILGASTGAGFGAALAILLGAGYFGISLSAFCFGLLAVAAAWLVSRLSRSDPTVALILAGMMISSLFSAGTSFIKLVADTQQQLPAITYWLMGSLSSIKAEDVRFLVLPVAVGLLPLFFLRWRMNLLTVGEEEAQSMGVRTGALRLVVILCATLLTAASVAVSGMIGWVGLVIPHFCRMLFGYDYRRLIPAAALFGAAFLLAVDDIARLVTTGELPLGILTAFVGAPLFLYLIITGGRRHEH, from the coding sequence ATGGAGAAGCTGATGACCGGGAGGACCTACCGGCGGCGCTTTCTCCTGCTGGGCGGGGTGTGCCTGCTGCTTCTGCTGGGCTCCATGCTGGTGGGGCGCTACGGTCTGTCTGCGGGTAAGCTCCTGCATATGCTGTGGACAAGGCTCACCGGCGGCGCTGCGGACTGGTCCGTCAGCGACGAGAAGGTGGTGTTTGCCATCCGCCTGCCCCGCATTGCGGCGGCGGCGCTGGTGGGCGCAGCGCTGGCCGTCTCCGGTACGGCCTATCAGGGGATGTTCCGCAACCCCATGGTGTCGCCGGATATTCTGGGAGCCTCCACCGGCGCAGGCTTCGGCGCAGCGTTGGCTATCCTGCTGGGGGCCGGGTATTTCGGCATCTCCCTGTCCGCCTTCTGCTTCGGCCTGCTGGCCGTGGCGGCGGCGTGGCTGGTGAGCCGTCTGTCCCGCTCAGACCCCACGGTGGCGCTGATCCTGGCGGGTATGATGATCTCCTCCCTGTTTTCCGCCGGGACGTCCTTTATCAAGCTGGTGGCGGATACCCAGCAGCAGCTGCCCGCCATCACCTATTGGCTCATGGGCAGCCTCAGCTCCATCAAGGCCGAGGACGTGCGCTTTCTGGTGCTGCCGGTGGCGGTGGGACTGCTGCCGCTGTTTTTCCTGCGCTGGCGGATGAACCTGCTGACGGTGGGGGAGGAGGAGGCCCAGTCCATGGGCGTGCGGACGGGGGCACTGCGTCTGGTGGTGATCCTGTGCGCCACGCTGCTGACCGCCGCCAGCGTGGCGGTGTCCGGTATGATCGGCTGGGTGGGTCTGGTGATCCCCCACTTCTGTCGTATGTTGTTCGGCTACGACTACCGGCGGCTGATCCCGGCGGCGGCCCTGTTCGGGGCGGCTTTCCTGCTGGCGGTGGATGACATCGCTCGGCTGGTGACCACCGGTGAGCTGCCTCTGGGTATCCTGACAGCCTTCGTGGGAGCGCCGCTGTTTCTGTATCTCATCATCACGGGAGGGCGACGGCATGAGCATTGA
- a CDS encoding ABC transporter substrate-binding protein: MKRTSGKRWISLVLAVCLCLLVGCGGKQTGYDPLKGVETRMITDSAGRQVEIPAEITRIAPSGSTAQMILMPVAYDLLVGLSSSPSTAQMSYFPEEMRYLPTFGQFYGSKASLNMESLIAAQPQLIIDLGDAKDSIAKDMDTIQKQTGIPTIFIEADLDDMAAAYRTLGDILGRQEQAEELAQFIDRTVTMAQTNAAKIPESQRLKVLFGTGSTGLACNAAGSAQADVIDLVGAVNAIIPEEITNRGGGTTVSLEEVYAVEPDVILLASGGPYDTLTEGDWAGLTAVQQGRYYEIPGLPYDWMSSPPSVNRVLGIWWLGNLLYPQLYDYDMTAVAQEYYRLFWHYDLSAEEAAGMLSRSTLRT; the protein is encoded by the coding sequence GTGAAGAGAACGAGTGGAAAGCGGTGGATATCGCTGGTACTGGCAGTGTGCCTGTGCCTGCTGGTTGGCTGCGGCGGCAAGCAGACGGGCTACGACCCCCTGAAAGGGGTGGAGACCCGGATGATCACCGACTCCGCCGGACGGCAGGTGGAGATCCCTGCCGAGATCACCCGCATCGCACCCAGCGGCTCCACAGCCCAGATGATCCTGATGCCGGTGGCCTATGACCTGCTTGTGGGGCTCAGCAGCAGCCCCAGCACGGCACAGATGTCCTATTTTCCGGAGGAGATGCGGTATCTGCCCACCTTCGGCCAATTCTACGGCAGCAAGGCCAGCCTGAATATGGAGTCCCTCATCGCCGCCCAGCCCCAGCTCATTATCGACTTGGGCGACGCCAAGGACAGCATCGCCAAGGACATGGACACCATTCAGAAGCAGACGGGCATCCCCACCATCTTCATCGAAGCGGATCTGGATGATATGGCGGCGGCCTACCGGACGCTGGGGGACATTCTGGGGCGGCAGGAGCAGGCGGAGGAACTGGCGCAGTTCATTGACCGCACTGTCACCATGGCCCAGACCAACGCCGCAAAAATCCCGGAGTCTCAGCGACTCAAGGTGCTCTTCGGCACCGGCTCCACGGGCCTTGCCTGCAACGCAGCCGGGTCCGCACAGGCGGACGTCATCGACCTTGTGGGGGCGGTGAACGCCATCATCCCGGAAGAAATTACCAACCGGGGCGGCGGTACCACCGTCAGTCTGGAGGAGGTATACGCCGTGGAGCCGGATGTTATTCTGCTGGCCTCCGGCGGCCCCTACGATACCCTGACGGAAGGGGACTGGGCGGGCCTCACCGCCGTGCAGCAGGGGCGGTACTACGAGATACCGGGCCTGCCCTACGACTGGATGAGTTCCCCGCCGTCGGTGAACCGGGTGCTGGGCATCTGGTGGCTGGGGAATCTGCTGTACCCCCAGCTGTATGACTACGACATGACGGCTGTGGCACAGGAGTACTACCGGCTGTTCTGGCACTATGACCTGTCGGCGGAGGAGGCGGCCGGGATGCTGAGCCGATCCACCCTGCGGACGTGA
- a CDS encoding IclR family transcriptional regulator, translating to MMPQEKGSVRSLGKALELLELLNRSRVPMTLQALSQASGYPKSTIHSLLATLRSYGCIRQESDGRYYLGTKLFEWGCGVSAAWEITRCARPHLERLAQQTQYTALLSCVEGSDIVVIDQRVSGTGIQVASEIGGRTPLHATSQGKLLLSQLPDATVRYLMNGQGMDPFTPHTIVDLATLTEELERIRQWGYAIENGEYKIGLRSVSAPVFDREGQMRYTLTVVGLFRHVASGEFEEAVDMVCAAAGSLSRELGYHA from the coding sequence ATGATGCCGCAGGAAAAAGGAAGCGTGCGGTCGCTGGGCAAGGCACTGGAGCTGCTGGAGCTGCTGAACCGGAGCCGGGTCCCCATGACCCTTCAGGCGCTGAGTCAGGCCTCCGGCTATCCCAAGAGCACCATCCACTCGCTGCTGGCCACCCTGCGGAGCTACGGCTGCATCCGGCAGGAGTCGGATGGCCGGTACTATCTGGGGACAAAGCTGTTCGAGTGGGGCTGCGGCGTGTCCGCTGCGTGGGAGATCACCCGCTGCGCCCGTCCCCATTTGGAGCGGCTGGCCCAACAGACTCAGTATACGGCTCTGCTCTCCTGCGTGGAGGGCAGCGACATCGTGGTCATCGACCAGCGGGTCAGCGGCACGGGGATCCAGGTGGCCTCGGAGATCGGCGGCCGTACGCCCCTTCACGCCACATCGCAGGGGAAACTGCTGCTGTCCCAGCTGCCGGATGCCACGGTGCGCTATCTGATGAACGGTCAGGGCATGGATCCCTTTACCCCCCATACCATCGTGGACCTGGCGACGCTGACGGAGGAACTGGAGCGTATCCGCCAGTGGGGATATGCCATCGAAAACGGCGAGTACAAGATCGGCTTGCGGTCCGTGTCGGCTCCGGTGTTCGACCGGGAGGGGCAGATGCGCTACACCCTGACGGTGGTGGGCCTGTTTCGCCATGTTGCCTCCGGGGAGTTCGAGGAGGCGGTGGACATGGTCTGCGCCGCCGCCGGGAGTCTCAGCCGGGAGCTGGGCTATCATGCGTAG
- a CDS encoding hydrolase, translated as MIEKNIRRRRESTMIYYTADLHFHYAPLLPSRPFATVEEMDEALVKNWNDTVGSEDTVYLVGDIGWNGGRVPGELLERLSGHKHLIRGNHDTGYEDAGRLYRWFETVTDFNEIDDGETHILLCHYPMLYRKRGYMIHGHLHHGRGRDYELLRQLPRVLNAGVDVNRYRPVTLAELVENNRAFYAGERDDEVPPPPPMERGLPGSLPGKPDFRPIPRRKEDV; from the coding sequence ATGATAGAGAAAAATATCCGTCGGAGAAGGGAGAGCACCATGATCTACTATACCGCCGATCTGCACTTTCACTATGCACCGCTGCTTCCCTCCCGGCCCTTTGCCACCGTGGAGGAGATGGACGAGGCACTGGTGAAAAACTGGAACGACACCGTGGGGTCGGAGGACACCGTCTATCTGGTGGGAGACATCGGCTGGAACGGCGGCCGGGTGCCGGGAGAGCTGCTGGAGCGGCTGTCGGGCCATAAGCACCTGATCCGTGGCAACCACGACACCGGCTATGAGGACGCCGGGCGGCTGTACCGCTGGTTCGAGACGGTGACGGACTTCAACGAGATCGACGACGGAGAGACCCACATCCTCCTGTGCCACTATCCCATGCTGTACCGCAAGCGGGGCTACATGATCCACGGACACCTCCACCACGGGCGGGGCCGGGACTATGAGCTGCTGCGGCAGCTGCCCCGTGTGCTGAATGCCGGGGTGGACGTGAACCGCTATCGTCCGGTGACGCTGGCGGAGCTGGTGGAGAACAACCGGGCCTTCTATGCCGGGGAGCGGGACGACGAGGTGCCACCACCGCCGCCTATGGAGCGAGGGCTGCCCGGAAGTCTGCCGGGAAAGCCGGACTTCCGGCCTATCCCCCGGCGGAAGGAGGACGTATGA
- a CDS encoding DUF4368 domain-containing protein: protein MLKEDHVLTPTVYQDRQKRKVRCALPENPYNWNGSTVAAILERMEYCGHTVNFKTHRQSYKIKKIIENPPEQWKIFRNTHEAIVDEDTFQRVQELRRNKRRPARTGKSNLFSGAAYCADCEEKMYYCTSRNFEERQDHFVCSTSRKKGKDVCGTHFIRAVVLEKGVLKFLQILLWYISDCEDLFRDKLGAKRKEDFKKELAAKRRQLTQAQRRMEELDRLFKRLYEDKISGKINDSRFEKLSADYENEQAELTEKMQLLEQEITQQEEEADSIEQFILRAKKYPNLQELTPAVLHDLVNRVYVSAPDKSSGQRVQDVHISLACIGFLPESIIAEMLTHAAKSRTA from the coding sequence ATGCTGAAAGAGGATCATGTGTTGACGCCCACCGTTTATCAGGACAGGCAAAAACGAAAAGTCCGCTGCGCTTTGCCGGAGAATCCATACAACTGGAACGGCAGTACCGTTGCTGCAATTCTGGAACGGATGGAGTATTGCGGGCATACCGTGAACTTCAAAACGCACCGGCAGTCCTACAAAATCAAGAAGATCATCGAGAATCCACCGGAGCAATGGAAGATATTCCGAAACACCCATGAAGCCATTGTGGATGAGGACACCTTTCAGCGGGTACAGGAGCTGCGCCGCAACAAACGCAGACCGGCAAGAACGGGCAAGAGCAATCTCTTTTCCGGCGCTGCCTACTGTGCCGATTGTGAGGAAAAAATGTACTACTGCACCTCGCGGAACTTTGAAGAACGACAGGATCATTTCGTCTGCTCTACCTCTCGCAAGAAGGGAAAAGACGTGTGCGGGACGCACTTCATCCGCGCGGTCGTTCTGGAAAAGGGTGTGCTGAAATTTCTGCAAATCCTGCTTTGGTATATCTCCGATTGCGAGGATCTGTTCCGCGATAAGCTGGGTGCAAAGCGTAAGGAGGACTTCAAGAAAGAACTCGCCGCAAAGCGCAGACAGCTCACGCAGGCACAGCGCAGGATGGAAGAGCTTGACCGTCTGTTCAAACGGCTCTATGAGGACAAGATCTCCGGCAAAATCAATGATAGCCGATTTGAAAAGCTGTCCGCCGACTATGAAAATGAGCAAGCAGAGCTGACGGAGAAGATGCAGCTTTTGGAGCAGGAAATTACCCAGCAGGAGGAAGAAGCCGACAGCATTGAGCAGTTCATCCTCCGGGCGAAGAAATATCCCAACTTGCAGGAACTGACGCCCGCTGTGCTGCATGATCTTGTGAACAGGGTCTATGTTTCCGCGCCGGATAAGAGCAGCGGGCAGCGAGTGCAGGATGTGCATATCAGCCTTGCCTGCATTGGTTTCCTGCCGGAGAGCATCATTGCCGAAATGCTCACGCACGCAGCAAAAAGCAGAACAGCGTGA